The sequence below is a genomic window from Uranotaenia lowii strain MFRU-FL chromosome 2, ASM2978415v1, whole genome shotgun sequence.
atttgcAGGacttgctggaaaccagcattaacgtttgctgtttttccagcaatttaaattgctggaaagtcagcgggacaaaaaccagcaaaattttgctggtttccagaatttttttttgtgtaatcaTGTTATGGATCCTGCTACTCTTCGTGGTCTTGTTTCAGATTCTAACCGCGATCCGGATCTACAGAATTGCTTTggtaaatttctataaaaaatgacaaaattcgcTTACATTTGTTTACTGTTTAGTGCTACCAAAAATAATTCGATGCCTTGTTGTGTAGCAACATGCAACCAGTTGTTTAAAGGAACATTCGAATTTAATGCTTGGATAAATTGTAACCGAGATGCGGGTTGAAAAAAACCTCTAAGGGTATTTACGTTTCAATGTTGTGTGGTACTTTTTTTTACGACTTTCGGCATccgaacgagaaaaaaaaattcaaaggtaGATGTTCTGGAACACTCGTCTTATTCTTTTTGATTGACAATAAGCGGCTCAAAGGAGGACAGAATCAATGAACTTAAGAggttattgtcaatttttcgcGAAGGCTTCACCCGAATGGATGTTTTCGGACCAGTTATGggaattgtatttttcaaaagtttcttctcccGCACCCAGCATCACCTCAACAGCATAATCTTTCGAAAAGATTCTGTTAAGGAAGTTCATCAAAACACAACGTCTGTTCCCTTTAATGGGTCATAAAAATCAGAGCGCCCATTCAAGAATAGAACATGAAGTGAGTGTCTTCCTCCTTCGAGGTTTGCAACAGTATGGCAAAACATAGATGTGCTTTTATTAAGGGGTTTTTGGCTTTTCGGAGGAATTTTATTGCCCGGATGGCCCTTGAAAAGTTGTACAATTCTTAAACCTCGAGGCCAAGCTGTGCGGTTCGACCGTCATTGTTAGGTGAGAATTAAGTTTGTTTGCTAAATGTACCTTAATGAGGCCTTTATGGCTAAAACTTATTGTGGTTGAAGgatcgaaaagaaaaataatcagGATTGGATTTTATGGGTAAGGAAAACCAGAGGTTTCATCAAAGCTTATGGAAGACACTAACGCAGAAATAAATTGAACATAAATAGGACTCGTTGTGCAGTGTGAGTAATGAAGCAAAcgtaaaatgaaatatttgaaatcgaactTGTTGTTAGGCCTCCCCGAAAATCAATCTCATTAAAGTCTAACGCTGtcaatgaagaatttttagTAGAATTGAAAAGACAGAGAAACATTGGGGGTACCCTTAAAAATTGGCGCGATATTAGCTGCCCGGCTAGCTCAGTCGGTAGAGCATGAGACTCTTAATCTCAGGGTCGTGGGTTCGAGCCCCACGTTGGGCGAATATGTTTTTTGCAGCTGTGACAATCGGGCTGTGAGAACGGCAGTAATTGAGGAAATTGAGGAGGACGACACGACTCCACATGTGCTGGAAACTTTTGATTGAGAAAAACAAAAGGGATTCAACTCTTCACAACAATTGAAATTATCAATCACAGTTAATGAAAAAGACTCCTAGTAAGAATGACTCAActaatgagttgaaaaaataaagtttataaaaaatagaataaaatctcattttatcaACAGATAATGATCACATATTAGGTACCGCAGAAATGAATGAATGTTTATTAATAGATAACAAATGAAATAGTTATAGAGACTAATGTATAAGAAGGGGATGTAGCTCAGATGGTAGAGCGCTCGCTTAGCATGTGAGAGGTACGGGGATCGATGCCCCGCATCTCCAAAGATATGTATTTTAGATTATTTTCACAATGATAAATAGAATGATAGATCAACCTCCTCTCATCAGGGTAAAAAAAGACAAGGTAGGCTACTCCCTCGAATACTCATTTGAATGTAAGCAAGTGCTATCTTCGAACAGCGTGCAAAGGGTGCTTTGCGCGCGTAAGATAATTCTGCATACACCGAGGCTATTCACTAGACGGATAGCAATGACGTCATCATTATCGGGAATATATATCAATTTGGGTTATTGTACACCGTGTGATGTCCCGTAATAACCAGACAACTTATCAGTTCTAaagtttcacagaattttgagcaaattttcatcacagaatctgtgtcacagaacacagaacttcggaaatatttacagatttcacatattttttaaatttggcacatatttaaaaaaaatttgttgttaacattaattttgggttttcacttagttttggaaaattatgataaaattgttaattttaattgatatttcGCAATCAAAGACtcaatttttcatgacttttcaatgaattaaatgctatttttatcacagaaaaccatcacagaattttaaagtcaaaccaAAGTTAGATTTTCTTTTcgaaaaaacacacattttaTTCGGCAACCTAGGGGTATATTCCGGTATCAAAACCTTGGGCCTTAAATCGATTTGATTTTCTGGCaacagaaatttctttttttttgcctttcttacagaaaggtatagttatcggtcgatttgggagatcattaattatgggtattagatatacctttataagtacctacctatcgaatcagctcggcgcagggttgccaacattgtttttcaaaaatcagggaactggcaaaataaaattcaggcaaaatcaggctacgttaaagtaacggaaatttctgtcaaagtgatgaccttttttttttggtcatcgctacACATTtttactctaatatgtgttgtgggcctacttggttgaataattctactgcatcaagcaatcgaaagattccattgaaatcctttttttaaataagaattaacgagaacctttcgattgctttgattcagccacattttcactttttcacttcagctataggggaacatgctctattatgcgccacctaagcgaatcgcttattttctatgtattccacataCAAATTGTGCTAAAAATGGGTGGAATCGTTgaataaaagtgttttctacaaatgcctatggaTTTTcgttactcaaattgctatagtttcttcaaaaacatgatttttaaaaaccatattcaaagccacagaacaaaactgtgttgcgaatacgcgccgctgtgtattcaatacgcgcctagcagccgaacacacccgagagcagccgaagaccgaaaacacaccaatacttacagacactttgactgaaaagaaaatcaaaatggactaatagaaatttaacaaaaattggaaaatagattttttgggctaaattaacgctcaaaatatggttttagactttttgttcattttcaatgaaaattggcctttttgaaaaattaatgctattttcagcctactacgattggcgcgttataaagagcgcatgggccgtgatagaacatacccatgaaaagcataccttagcgagttcagtatgatttttttgtataaaatcatcatttagattctcctctatcgatgtgtcagaaaatattgtcttattcgtttttctctgcttggtgacaccttattaaaagtgttttaaaatttagatcgaaatgaagaaaaacctaaattgtgaaattatcacgacacaggggcattttaaggaaaaattcatacttgccatgaccaatcacagcatttaaaacaaattggtaatattttgcaggcttaaaatgtttcagattcttcaaaacaacagtggcgcgtattagccacatggggcgttatatgaacttttcccctagtACCTACTCCTGTTCTTACaacccatttttcatgacattcgcaaaaatcacgcaaaatcaggcatactttcaaaaatcagggaaattcaatggcttatcaggttatcaggcagagcctcgaaaaatcaggcaatgcctgaaaaatcaggcacattggcatctctggctcGGCGAGTTCTGACGATGTTatcttaaaattattgatttttttccctcttcaatctccatttggcttgctagcaaCATCCAGCAATCACTACTCAAGATAATCGTGAATATGAAGGCAAATTATGCATGACGTCATAGACAGCCTTCAGTCCCACCCAGATTTGCCGTCATCATGGCAGACACGGGGACGCGGACGATcggcgttgccagattgcccgctcaagtccgtaggtttgacgaaaatcgaaaaatgtactgatttagGCAAAACTTAACTTGACGaccttttttctttttggtcgtcaggtagaattttcgtttatccTCAAAATCCcgttaattttttcgataatccgtagaaaatccgtaggaaatgctgaaagtCCGTAAATTTTGGGCATCATCCGTAGCTCCGTAAAATGCTTGAAATTCGTAgatctacggagaaatccgtagatctggcaacgctgcgGACGATAAGCACGAACGACATGAGAGAATTTTGTTCGTGGAAGCAAATTGGATCCAATCAGACAAATGCTACTCAaacctctcgagctttaagctcttggggttttttttttcgttcgcattgaaaaacctgtgcaattgttcCGATGTTGATGTTTTCggggttggtgtctagcaaAGACGATGACGGCTTGAGATTCAATCCGAACTCTCAATGAAAGATaataaccaaacagtagcgccaccaagttAAATTGACTCCATAgttaaattcacaaaattgacaaaattgacaaaactgacaaaatggtctgaattgaaaaaattgacaggatcgacaaaattgaaaaaaaaactgacaaaatgggcagaattgaaaaaaaaatacaaaaatgaaaaaaaattaaaaaatttgcaaaaattgaaaaaaataaacaaaattgacaaaattgacaaaattgagaaaaatgacaaaattgacaaaactgacaaaatggccagaattaacaaaattgacaaaattcacgaaattgacaaaatggacaaaattgacaaaataaacgaaattgacagaattgcCCAGGTAGACAacattaacaaaactgacaaaattgacaaaaatggcaaaattgacaaaaatggcaaaaacacaaaattgatgaaatagacaaaattgaaaaaactgacaaaattgacaaacttgaaacAATTGACGAAAGTtccaaagttgacaaaaattgacaaaacggaCAAGTTTggcaaagttgacaaaattgacaaagttaaaattgacgaaattgacaaaattgacagaatggttaaaattgtcaaatttgacaaaatggacaacattgccaaaattgtaaaatttgacaaaactgatagaattgtaaaaattgtccaatTTGACAAAGtagacaaaattgccaaaattgtcgaaatttacgaaattgaataattaacaaaattgatgaaattgacaaaattgagttaattgacaaaattgaaaaaaaaaatcaaaattgacaaaattgaaaaagttgaaaaaattgataaaattgacgaaATCGACAAGATTGAAACAATTGACGAAAGTgccaaagttgacaaaaatgatataacgGACAAGTTTTGTAaagttgccaaaattgccaaagttgacaaaattgacaaaattgaccaaattgaacaaatcgaacaaattgacaaaattgactaaagaaaccaaattgacaaaattgaaaaattcaaaaaaatataaaattgaccaattcgacaaaaagaacaaaatttttaaaattgacaatattgacaagttttgcaaaattgacataattgcaaaaattaaaaaattattaaaaaatacaaaattgacaaaatttgccaaaattgaaaaaatttaaaaaaatgacaaaattgacaaaattgtcagaattaccaaaactgacaaaatggtcagaattgacaaaattagaattatgaaattgaccaaattcacaaaattaacaaaatggaaaaaattgataatattgacgaagtagacaaaattgaccaaattgataaaactgaaaaaaaatataaaattgacaaaattgacaaaattgacaaaaattttaaaattggtaaaattgacaaaattaacaaaattgaaaaaaaaataataaattgatgaaattaacaaaattgaaaaaaaaaatacaaaataaaccatatgtattaacaaaattgaaaaaaaatctaaattgacaaaattgacaaaactgacaaatttggcaaaattgacaaagttgacaaaattttcaaaatttacagagttaacaaaattgaaaattaatgactaaaatgacaaaatgattaaaattgacaaaactaacaatataaacaaaattaacaaaattgacaaaattgtcaaaatagacaaaattgacaaaattgaataaattgaccaatttgacaaaaatgacaaaattgacacgaTTGACAAAACATACGAAatcgacgaaattgacaaaattgccaaaattgacaaaactcacaaaattgacagaattgacaaagttgacaaaattgtcaaaactgaccaaattgaaaaaattgacaaattgacaaaattgacagaattagccacattgagaaaattgaaaaaaaatcaagattgatAATATTGACAtgttttgcaaaattgacaaaattgacaaaattgacgaaatcgaCTGAATTGACAGAATAGTTAGAAttgtcaaatttcaaaattgacaaaattgaaaaaaatgacaaaattgataaaatttacgaaattgacaaaatttacagaattgttaaaattgtcaaatttcacaaaattggcaattttgtcaaaattgtcaaaattgtcaaaactgtcaaaattgtcgaaattttcaaaaaagtaaaaattttcaaaattgtcaaaattgtcaaaattgtcaaaattgtcaaaattatcaaaattgccaaaattgtcaaaattgtcaaaattgtcaaaattgtcaaaattgtcaaaattgtcaaaactgtcaaaattgtcaaaattgtcaaaattgtcaaaatcgtgaaaattgtcaaaattgtcaaaattgtcaaaattgtcaaaattgtcaaaattgtcaaaattgtcaaaattgtcaaaattttcaaaattgtcaaaattgtcaaaatgtcaaaatggtcaaaattgtcaaaattgtcaaaattgtcaaaattgtcaaaattgtcaaaattgtcaaaattttaaaaattgtcaaaattgtcaacattgtcaaaattgtcaaaattgtcaaaattgtcaaaattgtcaaaattgtcaaaattgtcaaaattgtcaaaattgtcaaaattgtcaaaattgtcaaaattggcaaaattgtcaaaattgtcaaaattgtcaaaattgtcaaaattgtcaaaattgtcaaaattgtcaaaattttcaaaattttcaaaattgtcaaaattgtcaaaattgtcaaaattgtcaaaattgtcaaaattgtcaaaattgtcaaaattgtcaaaattgtcaaaattgtcaaaactgtcaaaattgtaaaaattgtaaaaattgtaaaaattgtaaaaattgtcaaatttgacaaaattggcaaaaatgacaaaaatgacaaaattgacaaaattgacaaaattgacaaagttgactaaattgacaaaaatgacaaaattgtcaaaattgtcgaaattgtcaaaattgtcaaaattgtcaaaattgtcaaaattgtcaaaattgtcaaaattgtcaaaattgtcaaaattgtcaaaattgtcaaaattgtcaaaattgtcaaaattgtcaaaattgtcaaaattgtcaaaattgtcaaaattgtcaaaattgtcaaattgtgaaaattgtcaaaattgtcaaaattgtcaaaattgccaaaattgtcaaatttgacaaaattgacaaaatggccaaaaatgacaaaaatgacaaagttgacaaaattgacaaaaatgacaaaattgtcaaaattgtcaagattgtcaaaattgtcaaaattgtcaaaattgtcaaaattgtcaaaattgtcaaaattgtcaaaattgccaaaattgtcaaaattgtcaaaattgtcaaaattgtcaaaattgtcaaaattgtcaaaattgtcaaaattgtcaaaattgtcaaaattgtcaaaattgtcaaaattgtcaaaattgtcaaaattgtcaaaattgtcaaaattgtcaaaattgtcaaaattgtcaaaattgtcaaaattgtcaaaattgtcaaaattgtcaaaattgtcaaaactgtcaaaattgtcaaaattgtcaaaattgtcaaaattgtcaaaattgtcaaaattgtcaaaattgtcaaaattgtcaaaattgtcaaaattggcaaaattgtcaaatttgtcaaaattgtcaaaattgtcaaaattgtcgaaattgtcaaaattgacaaaaatgacgaaattgacaaaaatgtcaaaattgacaaaattgacaaaattgacaaaattgacaaaattgacaaaattgacaaaattgacaaaattgacaaaattgacaaaattgacaaaattgacaaaattgacaaaattgacaaaattgacaaaattgacaaaattgacaaaattgacaaaattgtcataattcacaaaattgacaaaattgaggaaaaaagacaaaaatttacaatattgccaatatttacaaaattattcaaaaaataaaactgacaaaattgacaaaaattgcaaaatgacaaaattgaaaatttggcatttttttgacattttactcTAGCAGTTGTAATATGTCCcaattatttttccaatatGTTCGTTCctttacttgagaggttgaataattttaaacacatttttttttaaaattgttttcttaattttttaacttctttcaTTTAAAAGTTATCATATGCTGTGACTCCGAAAAAAAATGAGTGGGATTATAATGTCAAAAAACGGGATCATGCAAGGTATTCTAGTATCCAGTCTTTCAAAAATCTCTAATAAGttgcaaattttgttatttatatgaaaattttgattatttcaaaatacttttattctataaacaattttgaatctcatttattaaattaatttaggATTTAGTGCGTTCGAAATTCTTCAATTATTATTAGAATTTATAAGTCTAtcatttgtttataattttgtgtaatatgtatccaaatataatttacaggctgtaagaaaggcaacaatccactgttaagtgtattaaatctgGTTTTTTACATAAGTAAGCGGCGCCTCGAGTCCGTCAATAttttgtcaacaaaaaaatGTCCTCTACTGGGCAATGGCTCACgccagaagaaaaacaaaacgtatTGCGTTGGCTACAGCAGTTTCGATTTTCATCGCCAATTCGGAAGCTGAGTCGTGATTTATCGGATGGCGGTAATGCTTTTATTTGCTTTTAAAAGTTcttatcagaaaaataatttttaatgtgtCAATTTAAGTTTTGGTGGCGGAAATGTTGCATCAAATTTTCCCGCGGCTGGTGGAGCTGCACAATTATACCAAGGGATTTGCGCCAAGCCGGAAGCTCGACAATTGGGACACCCTTAATCGGAAGGTCTTCAAGAAGCTGGAAATCGAGTTAACTCCGGATGTGCTCCAGGCGATTGTCGGCCAGCAGGATGGTGCCGTTGAAGCCGTTCTGATGGAGATCATGATCAAAGTTCAGCGCATCATGGCGAATCAATGAGTGGAACTTGTTGAGCGAACATTTTAGTggctattttatattttttattcagaattatATTTTGAGCCTTTCAATCGAAATCAACCGagaataatttaagaaattttatgtCGATGTGcaatatttttgctttttgaaaAAGGGCAATTTAGAAATTGGAGGgggagaaattttttaagaagcttGTAATTTCCGTTGATCTTTCTGTGCGTATATGATTTGACAAAACATGTTAGTCCAAAATAATTGGACATTGTTTACATGTCAATGGTGATGCACGAAACTTGGCACACCCATTGAAggcattttcccaaaaaaaaaaacagaatctcAGAAACAAGTACATGTGACGTAATTAGCTGATTTCAATGTTATTTTATCCATCCATCCATTCCGCTCACATTTCACATCTGTCAATAACGCGGCAGCACGTTGTTGCACATTTGCAGTTGCAATTTTTCTATTGGCGAAATGTTGTACTTTTTTTCTGTTCCGATTTGTCTGTACCATGTACATGAACATGGGCGGTTTCTAATTAAATTTGACGAAGGCCTTCCCGGCTTGACACGTTGATGAGACTCCTCATCAATGCCGTTTTTGCCGACATTGCAAGCGAAACCAAAATGAATGTCGAAATGTTGTGTTGGGTCAATTTTTCCCATGGTCCCATCCATACCTGTAGGAAGCACATCAATACTCACAAATTTGAGGAGGCAGCATCTGGCGGATTAAAGCTAGAGCTCGCTCGGGATGTTTGTCCTGAAACGTGTTATCTGATACCAACCTGGAAGTAGAAAGAGAATATGCAAACATAAGTGATTTGTAATAACATTCAGTAGGGTATGCAAATCTTGCTCGAAACTGATCCCCAGAACGAGGAAAAACATTAGTCTTGATTGAAGAACCAGTAAAACAGTAACACTTCGGTATTAGGATTGTCCTGGTTGTTTTTCGGTACAACTTCAGTGAAAGCTAAATTTGTCCCATACCAAACCTTAGTTTGCTAATATGGTTGAGTGAGTGCGAAACAGTTGAATGTACTGTCCCGGAAAACCTTTCGCAGGAATGGGTTAATCCTCCAGTGGATTATCGTTCCACTTGTTTTGAGGGTGGATAAGGTGGTttcaatatttgttcaaaatatgaaaataagcaGATGATGATTAGGGCAACCGTAGTAATCCGATTTATGTAGGAAAAGCTTTCAAAAGGCCAGCTATGGCCATTGACCGGGATCACGTTGCAAGAAATGTTTTTACTAGGATATCTTCTGACGTATAACTGCTTAAAATAGATTCAAATTGGGAAAGGGGTTTTCTCAATACATTGCAAACAAAATAATCGAAGTAC
It includes:
- the LOC129748132 gene encoding sperm flagellar protein 1-like, with the translated sequence MSSTGQWLTPEEKQNVLRWLQQFRFSSPIRKLSRDLSDGVLVAEMLHQIFPRLVELHNYTKGFAPSRKLDNWDTLNRKVFKKLEIELTPDVLQAIVGQQDGAVEAVLMEIMIKVQRIMANQ